One stretch of Schlesneria sp. DSM 10557 DNA includes these proteins:
- a CDS encoding PQQ-binding-like beta-propeller repeat protein encodes MSGVSISSAAIRQVLFTVLVGLFGTQNSHLICPASVFAQILDPPPPRLAIPPEPVKKPGERRGSSTTFSLDRHQSAVQCADAIELSLERKEYHAVFPLLETLLSEPTTFVPISPYSDVTAAEYVKRVLEQIPPEARTRFEAQRRVAASETWDRAKNAGREEIARFLRDFPESPLAVEAWWQLGLHERDLGHVRRAAAAFRRVAEHPQVSLPLRITALIAATESLTRTSMMNEDAARERRLLAGRLSALDGNFKLEIAGRVITLAEWRMQRDLAASPSKHQSPATSQEVGATAQRWQKHRPVLLPMWRHDLPNAPQTSLEKLVKVLPDPSARPVLITAPLICGSQAIVRTTQEIHSFDIPSGQAQWSIPNTEFLNIGKRIFESTAYRSVAIEWAQRRTQADSLFSRMTTDGLHLFVIQEPDRSSEFRMESDRSRGLPRLGPQYNQLCSYHLKSGELNWEIGGPVSEPRQELEGYCFLSAPLVLDGDLFVIGQRDSDLELLSLSIDTGELNWRLPLGTAARPIDEDLQRSRTACPIVWHEGLLLCSTSSGSIVAVDPAMMSMKWSYRYPAITILAGDMAQMTRRAGRVNLIEPWWETWREPFLAVVQSIPQESGANTLNDSSSPAPAPPPEPVLLFASPETDKLHAIRLPQGQPLWQIDRQDGLAVIGISDQRVIITEDMRVRAHDIGSGELAWATPIEQVSGPAVLNGSLLVIPVQSGGASVLNAIDGTVLNEAGASDVPLGILAETEHGWIAFNRQSVSLLPQLDDIRQSIALELKQDPDNESLRVRAALLDLQAGNVELAREHLVGLTSTPARNLRRQALIAALESNPTATSEVSRTSLARELNELADNSDYRFAAAAAIGMSALAVNDFADTVDACLDGLAANLAHHDQLVKRQTTHVRKDRVLLGLIDEAYRRAPPSDRNELDRLFQSRVNQARNSRDRLALQELWTQWRGLDWSRQLIISDQEKILRKRPLVEQDLRLRDAAGSDDPSIASQAFQRLAEKLERQGLHLEAEAVRRQARTEQQSRELSSSAETSATPPVIEREGTPQDQSIGVAVPWTSSELQTHWPSSKPKIKSRNDRNFGIYAPTIPLHSEPGSLTERLDVSIDRTGDEVYIRGGAFFQTGQDEENERRLNLPKSSSPFRGPGGHMLREGWGIGRIVVLLIGSELFGVSLVDEQGEPNSQFLWANPIDLEIPVGETEEAPSPKGIYSPRQTVRALNGPPLIEIGPVRAGYLCYHQRKRLTAVDTETGRSLWQRYDVPVDAAILGDDQRVFVWHQTGRVDELSAIDGRSLAQRELTASPQDLLLQQGSLAWTARRGATTQVSLHDLRSGECIWTRTDSAEALVAVLDESTLAVVTPEKLLYILDARSAELRFAPLSVKSDAVEEIATSFDSDHWYVAMSRPVPNLEGLKGIQPRESYRTRFVNGPLYAVKRADGQIVWQRDLKNEPFALEVSRSAPVLVQAWKLPPAGINNASEGVFKITDKQTGKILMERRSLDVLPYFLLNPDPQQGMLEIKLTQETITLDYSSDISSDGRDSPKTQETKPLKNQ; translated from the coding sequence ATGAGCGGCGTTTCGATTTCATCAGCGGCAATTCGACAGGTCCTGTTCACGGTGCTGGTCGGTCTCTTCGGGACTCAGAACAGCCACCTCATCTGCCCAGCTTCTGTCTTCGCTCAGATTCTCGACCCACCTCCGCCGCGGTTGGCGATCCCGCCCGAACCGGTCAAAAAGCCCGGTGAAAGGCGGGGTAGCTCAACCACGTTTAGCCTTGATCGACACCAGTCAGCCGTCCAATGTGCCGATGCAATTGAGTTATCTCTGGAGCGAAAAGAATATCACGCGGTGTTTCCGTTGCTGGAGACCCTGCTCTCGGAACCCACGACGTTTGTCCCGATTTCTCCTTATTCAGACGTTACTGCGGCAGAGTATGTGAAACGTGTGCTGGAGCAGATTCCGCCCGAGGCACGAACGAGATTCGAAGCACAGCGGCGTGTCGCAGCCAGTGAAACCTGGGACCGCGCGAAGAACGCCGGTCGTGAGGAAATCGCTCGCTTTCTCAGGGATTTCCCCGAGTCCCCCCTGGCTGTCGAAGCGTGGTGGCAGCTTGGACTTCATGAGCGGGATCTTGGACACGTTCGCCGTGCGGCCGCGGCGTTCAGAAGGGTGGCAGAGCATCCTCAAGTGAGTTTGCCCCTTCGCATCACGGCCCTTATTGCGGCGACGGAGTCCCTGACCCGCACATCCATGATGAACGAGGATGCGGCCCGAGAACGGCGGTTACTGGCTGGTCGACTTTCTGCACTGGATGGCAATTTCAAGCTGGAAATCGCTGGCCGCGTTATCACGCTTGCTGAATGGCGAATGCAACGGGATCTTGCTGCGTCCCCCTCTAAACACCAGTCCCCGGCAACCTCACAGGAGGTGGGCGCTACCGCACAGCGGTGGCAGAAACACCGGCCGGTGCTTCTGCCCATGTGGCGACATGACTTGCCGAATGCTCCACAGACCAGTCTCGAAAAGCTGGTGAAAGTTCTACCCGATCCGTCGGCACGACCTGTCTTGATCACCGCTCCCTTAATTTGCGGCTCTCAGGCCATTGTGCGTACGACGCAGGAGATTCACTCGTTTGATATCCCCTCCGGTCAGGCACAATGGTCGATTCCCAATACGGAATTCCTGAACATCGGCAAGAGAATTTTTGAAAGCACTGCTTATCGATCGGTTGCGATTGAGTGGGCACAGCGACGCACCCAGGCCGATTCCCTGTTCAGTCGAATGACAACTGACGGATTGCATCTGTTCGTCATCCAGGAACCGGACCGTTCGAGTGAATTCCGAATGGAGAGTGATCGCTCGCGCGGCCTTCCCCGATTGGGGCCGCAGTACAATCAGCTTTGCAGCTACCATCTGAAGTCGGGAGAGCTCAACTGGGAGATCGGCGGCCCGGTCTCTGAACCCCGGCAGGAGTTGGAAGGATACTGCTTTCTGAGTGCGCCGCTCGTCCTTGACGGCGACCTGTTTGTCATCGGACAGCGTGATTCAGATCTCGAACTGCTGTCCCTGTCCATCGACACAGGGGAACTGAACTGGAGACTTCCGCTCGGCACGGCCGCTCGGCCGATCGACGAAGACCTGCAGCGGTCACGTACGGCCTGTCCGATTGTCTGGCACGAGGGCCTGTTGCTCTGCTCAACAAGTTCCGGCAGCATCGTCGCTGTCGATCCTGCGATGATGTCCATGAAATGGAGTTACCGGTATCCTGCCATCACTATCCTCGCGGGCGATATGGCCCAGATGACACGACGGGCCGGACGCGTGAATCTGATTGAACCCTGGTGGGAAACGTGGCGTGAACCTTTTCTCGCCGTCGTACAGTCGATCCCGCAGGAATCAGGAGCGAATACTCTGAACGATTCCTCCTCGCCGGCCCCTGCCCCTCCCCCGGAACCCGTGCTGCTGTTCGCCTCACCCGAGACAGACAAGTTACATGCCATTCGCCTTCCTCAGGGTCAACCACTTTGGCAAATCGATCGCCAGGACGGGTTAGCCGTGATCGGGATCTCTGATCAGAGAGTGATCATCACCGAAGACATGCGCGTCCGGGCGCACGACATCGGTTCAGGAGAACTCGCCTGGGCCACCCCCATCGAACAGGTCAGCGGTCCAGCGGTCTTGAACGGATCACTGCTGGTGATTCCCGTGCAGTCGGGCGGTGCATCCGTCCTCAATGCGATCGACGGCACGGTTCTCAATGAAGCGGGCGCCAGTGACGTGCCGCTCGGAATCCTCGCCGAAACTGAACATGGCTGGATTGCCTTCAACCGACAATCCGTCTCTCTGCTCCCTCAGTTAGATGACATTCGACAGTCGATCGCCCTGGAACTGAAACAAGACCCTGATAACGAGTCTCTGCGAGTTCGGGCGGCACTCCTGGACCTCCAGGCAGGAAACGTAGAACTGGCCCGCGAACATCTGGTCGGGCTGACATCGACCCCGGCACGCAATCTTCGCCGACAAGCTCTGATTGCAGCGTTGGAAAGTAATCCAACCGCAACCAGTGAAGTCAGTCGCACCAGTCTGGCGCGCGAACTGAACGAACTGGCCGACAACTCGGACTACAGGTTTGCAGCCGCCGCTGCGATCGGCATGTCTGCACTTGCGGTGAACGACTTTGCAGACACCGTCGACGCCTGCCTGGACGGACTCGCCGCAAATCTGGCTCATCATGATCAACTGGTCAAACGGCAGACCACTCACGTCCGTAAGGACCGTGTCTTGCTGGGTCTGATTGATGAAGCGTACCGGCGTGCCCCACCCTCCGACCGCAACGAACTGGACCGACTGTTTCAATCACGAGTGAACCAGGCACGGAACAGCCGAGACCGACTGGCGCTTCAGGAACTCTGGACGCAGTGGCGAGGACTCGACTGGAGCCGTCAGCTCATCATTTCAGACCAGGAAAAAATCCTTCGCAAACGCCCGCTCGTCGAACAGGACTTGCGGCTGCGGGACGCGGCGGGCAGTGATGATCCTTCCATCGCCTCTCAGGCGTTTCAGAGACTGGCTGAAAAGCTGGAACGACAGGGGCTTCATCTGGAAGCTGAGGCAGTTCGTCGGCAGGCCCGGACTGAACAACAGTCGCGGGAGCTCTCGTCGTCCGCAGAGACTTCGGCGACCCCGCCAGTAATAGAGCGAGAAGGGACACCTCAAGATCAATCCATTGGCGTTGCGGTTCCCTGGACTTCGAGCGAACTCCAGACGCACTGGCCTAGTTCGAAGCCAAAGATCAAATCACGCAATGATCGCAACTTCGGAATTTATGCGCCGACCATCCCTCTTCATTCCGAACCAGGAAGTCTCACCGAACGACTCGACGTGTCGATCGATCGTACGGGAGACGAGGTCTACATTCGGGGAGGCGCGTTCTTCCAGACAGGTCAAGACGAAGAAAACGAACGTCGCTTGAACCTCCCTAAATCGTCATCTCCCTTCCGGGGGCCCGGTGGTCACATGCTGCGCGAGGGCTGGGGAATTGGACGGATTGTCGTACTGCTGATTGGCAGCGAACTGTTCGGGGTTTCGCTTGTGGATGAACAGGGCGAACCCAACTCGCAATTCCTGTGGGCCAACCCGATTGACCTCGAAATCCCCGTCGGCGAAACAGAAGAAGCGCCGTCCCCAAAAGGGATCTACTCACCTCGACAGACAGTCAGAGCCCTCAATGGACCACCGCTCATTGAAATTGGCCCCGTCCGTGCGGGCTATCTCTGCTATCACCAGCGAAAACGGCTGACCGCAGTCGACACCGAGACAGGCCGCAGCCTGTGGCAGCGCTACGATGTCCCGGTCGACGCGGCTATTCTTGGCGATGACCAGCGGGTTTTCGTGTGGCATCAGACGGGCCGAGTGGACGAACTCAGCGCGATCGACGGCCGGAGTCTGGCACAGCGCGAACTAACGGCATCGCCTCAAGACCTGCTGCTACAGCAGGGATCACTGGCCTGGACCGCCCGTCGCGGAGCCACCACTCAGGTCAGCCTTCATGATCTAAGGTCGGGTGAATGCATCTGGACTCGAACTGACTCGGCCGAAGCTCTGGTGGCCGTCCTGGATGAGTCAACGCTCGCAGTCGTCACCCCAGAGAAGCTGTTGTATATCCTGGACGCCAGGAGTGCTGAACTGCGCTTTGCCCCCTTGAGTGTAAAATCTGACGCCGTCGAGGAGATCGCGACGAGCTTTGATTCCGATCACTGGTATGTCGCCATGTCTCGTCCGGTCCCGAATCTGGAGGGCCTGAAAGGGATCCAGCCGAGAGAGTCCTATCGTACACGGTTCGTTAATGGCCCGCTTTATGCTGTGAAGCGAGCGGACGGGCAGATTGTGTGGCAACGAGACCTGAAGAATGAACCATTCGCATTAGAAGTTTCCCGATCCGCGCCGGTTCTGGTGCAGGCCTGGAAACTCCCTCCGGCAGGCATCAACAACGCGAGCGAAGGGGTGTTCAAGATCACCGATAAGCAAACCGGGAAGATCCTGATGGAACGCAGAAGTCTGGATGTGCTCCCGTATTTCCTGTTGAATCCGGATCCTCAACAAGGCATGCTGGAAATCAAGCTGACGCAAGAAACCATCACCTTGGATTACTCATCCGACATCAGTTCTGACGGACGCGATTCCCCGAAAACCCAGGAGACAAAGCCACTTAAGAATCAGTGA
- a CDS encoding sensor histidine kinase encodes MKLTFKLVFALIAFIVVILGIDAYLSVQRESKFLRAELERKAYRIGSAMKELVADAWRREGPEVALALIQAANERERLLLIRWVWLDGRSGERFRPHASTERLGKVSLREPVTLQYRTADGNEYLVTYVSVNVDQRPGALELTEPLSMTDHFVRTSLYRKIALTAIVVAGSIGVTLLLGIWLVGWPLKRLIDKARRVGAGDLTEPIELRSRDELSELADTLNQMCESLLESEQRIRQEADARIATIEQLRHADRLRTVGQLASGVAHELGTPLNVVTGRASLITSGRLAPDAIVESAQIIKAQAERMATIIRHLLDFSRSGKSHRTNVDLQMIMRETSQILNQLSHKHEVDLVVRTSPEPMIACVDPGQIQQVLTNLVVNAIQASDPGGRVAISVTEDRRSPPASDAVPADYFCICVDDNGHGIPPEIRGRVFEPFVTTKDVGEGTGLGLSIAYGIVREHGGWIDVQSEVGRGSQFRVYLPKDHVKCPAE; translated from the coding sequence ATGAAACTGACATTCAAACTCGTCTTTGCACTGATCGCCTTCATCGTGGTGATTCTGGGGATCGATGCCTATCTGTCAGTCCAGCGTGAGTCCAAGTTTCTGCGTGCCGAGCTGGAACGGAAAGCCTACCGTATCGGTAGCGCTATGAAAGAACTGGTGGCGGACGCATGGCGCCGGGAAGGGCCCGAAGTCGCACTTGCCCTGATCCAGGCCGCCAATGAGAGGGAGCGATTACTGCTGATCCGCTGGGTGTGGCTCGACGGCCGCAGCGGAGAACGATTTCGCCCGCACGCATCGACCGAGCGCCTCGGCAAGGTTTCCTTGCGTGAGCCGGTCACGCTGCAGTACCGAACGGCGGATGGAAACGAGTATCTCGTGACCTACGTCTCGGTGAATGTCGACCAGCGGCCCGGAGCCCTGGAGTTGACCGAACCGCTGAGCATGACAGACCACTTCGTCCGCACTTCTCTCTACAGAAAGATCGCCCTGACGGCGATCGTTGTCGCGGGCAGCATCGGAGTCACGCTGCTGCTGGGGATCTGGCTGGTTGGTTGGCCACTGAAGCGCTTAATCGATAAGGCGCGCCGGGTCGGAGCAGGGGATCTGACCGAGCCGATCGAGCTGCGAAGTCGCGACGAACTTTCCGAACTGGCTGACACGCTGAATCAGATGTGCGAAAGTCTGCTGGAATCCGAGCAGCGCATTCGGCAGGAAGCGGATGCCCGCATCGCCACCATCGAACAACTGAGACACGCAGATCGTCTGCGGACAGTTGGCCAGCTTGCCTCAGGTGTGGCTCATGAACTCGGTACTCCCCTGAACGTCGTGACGGGCCGCGCGAGTCTCATCACGTCGGGACGCCTCGCTCCGGACGCAATCGTCGAAAGTGCTCAGATCATTAAAGCCCAAGCGGAACGAATGGCAACGATCATTCGACATCTGCTCGATTTTTCTCGCAGCGGAAAGTCACACCGGACAAACGTTGACCTGCAAATGATCATGCGAGAGACGTCCCAGATCCTCAACCAGCTCAGCCACAAGCATGAAGTCGATCTGGTGGTCCGAACTTCGCCCGAGCCGATGATCGCGTGTGTCGATCCAGGCCAAATTCAGCAGGTGTTGACGAATCTGGTCGTCAACGCCATTCAGGCGTCCGATCCCGGGGGGCGAGTCGCCATTTCTGTGACCGAAGATCGCCGGTCGCCCCCTGCAAGTGACGCGGTACCTGCTGATTACTTTTGCATTTGTGTTGACGACAATGGACATGGCATTCCCCCGGAGATCCGTGGCCGTGTCTTTGAACCGTTTGTCACCACCAAAGATGTGGGCGAGGGGACCGGCCTGGGACTCTCGATTGCTTATGGAATCGTGCGCGAGCATGGGGGATGGATTGACGTTCAATCCGAAGTCGGTCGAGGAAGTCAATTCCGAGTCTATCTGCCGAAGGATCATGTGAAATGCCCGGCCGAGTGA
- the rplM gene encoding 50S ribosomal protein L13 has product MTVGRLATRLATVLMGKHRPDYTPHVDTGDYVIVVNADKIRFTGGRMAHGEHPHYTTKMSKKSYVWFTGWPSGQRTIPAIDLWEKNPTEILRLAVKRMLPKNALATHMLAKLKLFVGPDHTHQAQQPQPLPSHLLPK; this is encoded by the coding sequence ATGACGGTTGGTCGTCTGGCGACAAGGTTGGCGACGGTTCTGATGGGCAAGCATCGCCCCGATTACACGCCACACGTCGACACCGGTGACTATGTCATCGTTGTGAACGCGGACAAAATTCGCTTCACCGGCGGTCGGATGGCTCACGGCGAGCATCCGCACTACACGACCAAGATGTCAAAGAAAAGCTACGTCTGGTTTACCGGATGGCCCAGCGGTCAGCGCACCATTCCTGCGATCGACCTGTGGGAAAAGAACCCGACCGAGATCCTGCGTCTCGCCGTCAAGCGAATGCTCCCCAAGAACGCTCTCGCTACCCACATGCTGGCAAAGCTGAAGCTGTTCGTCGGTCCTGATCACACCCACCAGGCCCAACAACCACAACCACTGCCGTCGCATCTGCTTCCTAAATAA
- a CDS encoding cytochrome c produces the protein MSAIWLGFAPLASGAEISDPGSQGYRNLRTHSYLPADFDEEVFDALWKAWPEPERSKAASADPVERRKLTFSYYGLTLDPDDATGRKPLGYRVDEQGNWTMTCLACHGGKVAGVPYAGLPNSHIALQTLTEDVRATKLQLGKALAHLDLGSLQMPLNTTDGTTNSVIFGIALGAFRNPDMSVDLTRKLPRLEHHDVDAPPFWNVRKKESLYADGFAPKTARPLMQFILIPRVSPQQLTEWEPEFEEILAWIESLSPPKYPFPVDENLAQQGAAVFRENCSQCHGTYGSDARYVQTIVPIDEIGTDPLRLNALTPEHRSWMKQGWLSRFGADPVETDPVGYVAPPLDGIWASAPYLHNGSVPTLWHILNPESRPQIWKRTENGYDEERVGLEVTDFAEIPAADTLPARKRRYFDTRLPGKSPQGHLFPNRLNSEEKRAVLEYLKTL, from the coding sequence GTGTCGGCAATCTGGCTGGGGTTCGCTCCGCTGGCCAGCGGGGCAGAGATTTCCGATCCCGGCTCTCAGGGTTACCGTAACCTGCGAACACATTCGTACCTGCCTGCCGATTTCGACGAGGAGGTATTCGACGCATTGTGGAAGGCCTGGCCAGAACCTGAGCGTTCGAAAGCGGCCAGCGCGGATCCAGTGGAACGTCGAAAACTGACATTCTCATACTACGGCCTGACTCTGGATCCGGACGACGCAACCGGCCGAAAACCCCTGGGATACCGCGTCGACGAACAGGGAAACTGGACGATGACCTGCCTCGCCTGCCACGGCGGCAAAGTCGCGGGTGTCCCTTACGCAGGCTTGCCGAATTCCCACATTGCCCTGCAGACGCTGACGGAGGACGTGCGCGCCACCAAACTGCAGTTAGGCAAAGCCCTCGCACACCTCGATCTCGGCTCGCTCCAGATGCCCCTGAACACCACCGACGGGACAACCAATTCCGTCATCTTTGGGATCGCGCTGGGAGCCTTTCGGAACCCGGATATGTCGGTGGACCTGACACGCAAACTTCCTCGCCTGGAGCACCATGACGTGGATGCTCCGCCATTCTGGAACGTCCGCAAGAAAGAGTCGCTCTACGCCGACGGATTCGCGCCCAAGACAGCGCGACCTTTGATGCAGTTTATCCTGATTCCCCGGGTTTCCCCGCAGCAGCTCACGGAATGGGAGCCGGAATTTGAAGAGATCCTCGCCTGGATCGAGTCGCTCTCCCCCCCGAAATACCCCTTCCCCGTTGATGAAAACTTGGCGCAGCAAGGGGCAGCCGTCTTCCGGGAAAATTGCTCGCAGTGTCATGGAACCTACGGCAGCGACGCTCGATATGTGCAGACGATTGTCCCGATTGACGAAATCGGCACGGATCCGCTGCGATTGAACGCGTTGACGCCGGAGCACCGTTCCTGGATGAAGCAAGGCTGGCTGAGCCGATTCGGAGCGGATCCCGTCGAAACCGATCCCGTTGGCTATGTGGCCCCTCCTCTGGATGGAATCTGGGCTAGTGCGCCTTATTTACATAATGGCTCTGTCCCAACTTTGTGGCACATCCTGAATCCCGAGTCTCGTCCGCAGATCTGGAAAAGGACGGAGAATGGGTATGATGAGGAACGCGTTGGCCTGGAGGTGACCGACTTCGCCGAAATCCCGGCGGCAGACACCCTTCCCGCCCGAAAGAGAAGGTATTTCGACACGCGTTTACCGGGGAAAAGCCCTCAGGGTCATCTCTTCCCGAATCGGCTGAACTCCGAAGAGAAGCGGGCCGTTCTTGAATATCTCAAGACGCTCTAA
- the rpsI gene encoding 30S ribosomal protein S9: MDETIADSPELNFSATPEPVVVAPEPVVVKIHGKLDRQGVAIGTGRRKTSVARVRLKPGSGATSINGRPLEVYFTNIRDLQMIEAPLRATEKLGQVDLWVRVSGGGTTGQTGAVVMGIARALEAMNPSLHGLLSENGFLTRDSRMVERKKYGFKKARRSPQFSKR; this comes from the coding sequence ATGGATGAAACGATTGCTGATTCCCCAGAACTGAATTTTTCGGCCACACCTGAACCTGTGGTGGTTGCACCTGAACCGGTTGTCGTCAAGATTCACGGCAAGCTGGATCGGCAAGGGGTCGCGATCGGTACCGGTCGCCGTAAGACTTCCGTCGCCCGCGTCCGTTTGAAGCCCGGATCCGGCGCCACTTCAATCAACGGCCGCCCACTCGAAGTTTACTTCACGAACATTCGTGACCTGCAGATGATCGAAGCTCCTCTTCGTGCGACTGAAAAGCTCGGACAGGTCGACCTGTGGGTCCGCGTCAGCGGCGGTGGAACGACCGGACAGACCGGAGCCGTCGTCATGGGTATCGCTCGTGCTCTCGAAGCGATGAACCCCAGCCTGCACGGCCTGCTGAGCGAAAACGGCTTCCTCACCCGAGACAGCCGAATGGTCGAACGAAAGAAATACGGCTTCAAGAAAGCTCGTCGAAGCCCTCAGTTCTCGAAACGCTAA
- a CDS encoding MFS transporter has translation MISLVKKHNRPRGSNSPRFNPASSPDETPSLRSRGGFTTSSPSATTAVAAPPAIPGGRSNEAADASPIEAPVDRETAPSAIEMATNGLGLKRNLQLSIGDGSSYGVMVGIGETYLQAFVLAIGMGEVFAALIATVPQLVGSLLQLVSPAAIRLIRSHKWWVAACAGIQALCFLPLIIAASTGTISHSAILAVTSLYWATSLGAGPAWNTWQGTIIPRDIRAKFFARRARLCQATTLAGFLGGGFALQWARAHGVDVPVFAILFGIALVCRLVSTLCLMCQSEPAPIPAEMRFLSLGEQWERFSRGSSGRLLVFAVGMQVGVFVAGPFFVPYMLKELNFQYHHYAILIGASYVAKFLTLRLWGRIAHRTGAHRLLWIGSLGLIPLAGGWCLSSNYVWLFVLQLIAGTAWGAYELALVLLFFETIQESERTSLLTLYNVANSVALVVGSLIGAVILNGLGICAASYLWVFVASTAFRALALVLLKRVPVPRAELERAAAVVTPRPVNS, from the coding sequence TTGATCTCGCTTGTAAAAAAGCACAATCGGCCTCGCGGTTCAAACTCCCCCCGATTCAATCCCGCCTCGTCCCCGGATGAAACCCCTTCACTGCGATCCCGGGGAGGATTCACAACGTCATCCCCATCGGCGACGACTGCGGTCGCTGCGCCGCCGGCAATTCCCGGCGGCCGCTCGAATGAAGCTGCTGACGCTTCTCCGATCGAGGCACCCGTCGATCGCGAAACGGCTCCTTCTGCCATCGAAATGGCCACGAACGGACTGGGCCTGAAGCGGAACCTGCAACTGAGCATCGGTGACGGTTCGTCCTACGGCGTCATGGTGGGGATTGGTGAGACCTATCTGCAGGCCTTCGTCCTGGCGATCGGGATGGGAGAAGTGTTTGCGGCTCTCATCGCGACGGTGCCACAGCTTGTCGGTAGTCTGCTGCAGTTGGTGTCGCCCGCTGCGATTCGTTTGATCCGCTCGCACAAATGGTGGGTCGCGGCGTGTGCCGGGATTCAGGCGCTTTGCTTTCTGCCTCTGATTATTGCGGCATCGACGGGGACAATTTCCCACTCCGCCATTCTCGCGGTCACCTCACTCTACTGGGCCACCAGTTTGGGAGCGGGACCAGCGTGGAATACGTGGCAAGGGACGATTATTCCTCGGGATATCCGAGCCAAATTTTTCGCACGTCGGGCGCGACTCTGCCAGGCAACGACCCTGGCCGGGTTCCTCGGTGGCGGATTCGCATTGCAGTGGGCCCGAGCGCATGGTGTCGATGTTCCCGTCTTCGCCATCTTGTTCGGCATCGCTCTGGTCTGTCGTCTGGTCTCTACACTCTGTCTGATGTGCCAGAGTGAACCAGCTCCGATTCCGGCAGAAATGCGGTTTCTTTCGCTGGGCGAGCAATGGGAACGGTTTTCACGTGGGTCCTCAGGTCGGCTGCTTGTTTTCGCCGTCGGAATGCAGGTGGGCGTCTTCGTCGCAGGTCCGTTCTTCGTTCCTTACATGCTGAAGGAACTGAATTTCCAGTACCATCACTATGCCATTCTGATCGGTGCTTCGTACGTTGCCAAGTTTTTGACCCTTCGCTTGTGGGGACGGATCGCTCACCGCACTGGGGCTCATCGACTGCTGTGGATCGGATCGCTGGGTCTGATTCCTCTGGCGGGAGGATGGTGCCTCAGTTCGAACTACGTCTGGCTGTTCGTGCTTCAACTGATTGCAGGAACCGCCTGGGGTGCGTACGAACTGGCCCTGGTGCTCTTGTTCTTCGAAACCATCCAAGAGTCCGAGCGGACGAGTCTGCTGACGCTGTACAATGTTGCCAACAGCGTCGCACTGGTGGTGGGGTCTCTCATTGGGGCCGTGATTCTCAATGGTCTGGGGATCTGTGCGGCGTCGTATCTCTGGGTCTTCGTCGCTTCGACAGCTTTCCGGGCCCTGGCGCTGGTGCTGTTAAAGCGAGTTCCGGTGCCCCGTGCGGAACTGGAGCGCGCTGCCGCTGTCGTGACACCCCGTCCAGTGAACAGTTGA